CTCTTTTCAGCGAACAGAGCCGACGAAGACTAAAAGCCCCTCACTTTTCAGTAAGCAGAGCCGACGAAGACCGAGGGTCCTCACTTTTTCAGCAAGCAGAGCCTACAAGGACCTCGGCAATCAAATTGAAGCAAAAGCATACGTCCCATGTCTTCGACAGCTTCGACTTGATATACTTCTTTCATCCGAACCAACTCTGACTCAAACTCGGGAGTAGGGGGCTTATGTTGGGGGTGATTTCGTACTAGCCAAAGACATAAGGCATAAAGGATATGAAGGTATCTCGAGCTTCGTCAATCTCTCCTAATTCGCTTACTTCATATAGCTTTCGATTTGAAATCTAATAGGGGCTTGGCCATATCTCCATTTCTGACCTCAGTCGCTAGTCCTTACTTCGATGATCTATCTCCACCAAACTTGGTACTGGCCGACCTAACAAGGCACTTGAGCTAATCTTGTTTGGCAAAATAAGAAAGGTTGACCTTCAACCCACATGTAGATCTTCAAATCTCATGACCACCGAGAATAAATGATGACGAGCGGataagaaataaataataaataaatctctCCAGATAAGAGAAGTATAACGACCGAATCTCGTCAGATAAAACAAAACCAACCATCTGATCCACCTTTCTTCTCGTAGTTTTTAAGTCTCGCCTATAAATAAAGGCCCATAGAGGATCCCCATAGtatgaaaaatctcttcaaaCACGTTCACTCCTTCTCATCTATGCCAGatatctgacttgagcatcggaggatctctatCGGAGTCAACTTCGATCGGAGATTTTTCTTCCAGATCTTGTCGCTGCCGTCTAGCTATCGCCGACTGCAGTCGCTGCTAAGGTTCAGCCGACCCAACCTCAGGATAGATTTCTACCATAATAGtgatcaataaaattaaaaattaaatgtgTGACCATTGTTTGATAGAAAGAGATTAATATAGCAAGTCATTATTTGGATTGTAAGGATTCAATCATTAGAAATCATAtgttgaatattatttttataaaaaaaattattctaagatTTAGTAGAATATTTCTAAATTCTCGATTAAATGTTAATGTTATCCAATGTAAAAATAATTAACAATTGAAACTTATTTGAAAATTGAAAGGCTTTTACTTCTTACATAATATAGATAAAGGATAACTCATCTTTTCTCAAACAATATGTTGGCTTAACCTTGTTTGTATatactattttattaaataaaaaaaatatactatTTTACAATTGAAATATGTAAAATTTTGCAACTAGAATATTTTTAGTTCTTCTTCtaacaaaatattctaaaaaatataattaacaaGCTATATATTGCTCTTCTATTAATTTTTGCATCTCTATCTCCCATCTACACAGTTTTTTAAACCAAGTAGATTCTATTTAGAAAAGCCTCTGCTCATTTCTCATTCACATCTGtaaccaattttaaaaaaataaagaagaataggagacaaacaaaaataaaattgatacTGTTTATTCTTCACTTTTCTTATTTTATCCCTCTTACttctaattctataaattttaatttaatttttatcattgattgcatgtatttttttttttgatacaaaataGGCGATTACACCAATCTGATGCGAGAACAGTTTAAAAAATCAAGATACACAAAATTTCATAGAATTTACAGACAATCATCATCAGACCTTTATAATCAGTAATTGGAATGATCAGCAACAAAAATCGTCACACAATTTGCTGCAGTGTTCATTTTTTGAAAGACATGCCGAATTTGCACCGCAACAATTTAGCGAAGAACAGTCCAGATATCTCGGATGAGTGATGAACCTCGAACTGTGTGATACCTCTATGAATCTAAAAGATAACAGTAGTAGAGTTACCCTCTAGTAGCACTgtcttttttgatttaaaatagaaaGCTCTATAATACTCatgtatttaaaattaaataattgcaTCCAACTCATGCTACGTCCGTGAGCATCCACGCCATGATCATGTCTCTCCACGCATTTCAAACTCCTCTTACCATACTTTCTCGCATTGcaaatgtaattttatttttttgtgggaTATCCCCTTTGGATCCGAGCAATGCCAAAACTTTCACACGTAACCAACGACATTGGCTTCCTAGCTGAGCCTTGTCGGGACAACCTGCGCCTCAAATAcgcatatttttaatttaatttagagtAGATTACAAAAATTTTCTTGACATTTATATGTATTTCATTTACATACAATGGCCCATAAAATATATACTTGCACCATTAAATTAATGGTGTTagtaaaattatttatctaatataaaaaatagaaattgttcttagataaggagaagatgatacagatttttttatatctttggatggttattttttttgatatgatatttaaattttatttaaaattaataatttaattaattattgaatataaatataattgaTCAATAAtctcaatataatttttataatttaattctttgatttatttttgaaagTGCTTAAGTTCAAATCCACTTCCTCCTCAGCATTGATCCCTTGCACACCAACGACGAAACACACGAAAGACCTCGGAATCTACCGCCATGTGTCAGAACGAATGCACGACTCTTGAACAAGTCGAGAATCCAACTATGCCTTCCGATCGCCGAAATACGAGATCTGACGGCTCCAAATCCTCATACCAGTATACCTGTCCCTCCTGTTCCTATCAGACTGGGACAGGTGAAAACCCTCCGATCTCTCGCATAAAATTCTTATGCGGTTAAAGTTACAGATCTGGGGCTTTTCTATCAACGCGATCTACCAACGGTTTAATTTGAAGCGATGAATGGCCGAGCTAGCATCCGCACAAAATTTTTATATGGGTACGGATCTGCCTTGAATGTGTGGGATAACGCGGCGGAATGACTTCTAACAAGTTGGGTTTCCGGGACCTTCCTTTGCCTCAATATAAATAAATCCCTTCCCTCTCCTGGTCATTGTTCTATTCTTCCCATCTCGGAgagaagagatagagagagagaaacgagTTCTAGGGTTTTCCCTACGCGATTCGTTTAGGTAAGGGCCTCCTACTCTTCTTTCAATTGCTTCCTGTCGATCCGATCTCGTTTTTCCATTGCTTATGTTAATTATTTTGCTTGTTTCCCGGATTCTGTGGGGCCTGATAGTTGTGCTAGTTGTAGGTTTTTATGTAGGGATTTTGGATCGATTTGCTCTTTGGAGCgattggttttgattttaatttgtttTATTTCTGATCTTTGTTGTACGAGTATGGTTTGATTATCGTATTCTTTTAGACGGTGGACGGTGGATTGCTGGAAATTCATGACTTGATTAGCATTTGTTTGATTTACAGGTTTTTAGTTTGATTCTGAGATtggtatgctttttttttttttttggttcaagcAGTCTGTTGCCGATACTTATCTCTGtgtatgattttgatttgatgtGATATGtgtgtataaatatatatgtaggaTTTGACATGataattatagtttgattataatttgatcattttttttttggtatagctTAATGGATCGTTTATGAGCGTTGAGTTTTCTTATAATCAGATTAGTTTTAATACCAGCTTCCAAGTCTTTATTTTTTACCCTTTTGTTCTTATATTGTTAGTGTAACTCGGCTAGCATTTTGAGTTGGAACTCTTGATCCAAGCAGCCTAGTTTTGATGGATAGGGTTTGCTTTTTCTTAGTTTGATGGTTTATATTATTATGGGCAAATAAGTTGAAGCTTGAACTTCTTTTAAATCGGCCAATTCTTGGCATACAGATAGTTCCATTTTAGTTATGGATGTCAGTTGGGGTTTTGGATTTGATCACTCTGCCTCAACTAATGTTTGATCTAATTTAGCAGTCTGCAATATATTTTGTTGTTTTATTTCATTCCACATTTCTGCTactgcttatatatatatatgtgtgtgtgtgcgtgcgcacGCGTGCGTGTGTGTAATGGAGGAGACTAGGCAATGATAGAACTTTTAAGGAAGGTATTTAGTTGTCATCTTTAAGCCTTGGTGATTAATGAGGGCAGGACTCGCTCGCGCGTGCGTGTGTGTAATGGAGGAGACTAGGCAATGATAGAACTTTTAAGGAAGGTATTTAGTTGTCATCTTTAAGCCTTGGTGATTAATGAGGGCAGGACTTAGTGCAACAGTCTCTCTGCACACAGGGGCAAGACTGTCTATATCAGACCCTCCTTAGACCCTGTGGTGGCAAGAGTCTCGTGTAATGTGGATTGTCCTATTTTGGTGATCGGTTTATGAGAAGTCATTGTATGATGCGACTATGTTAGGTTTTTTATTGCCTATTGACATGCATGCAATTGATGATTGGAGTCTTGAGCTGCTCCAATTTGTTTTATCTCTATCACATTTGAATTTGTGAAAAAGCATGACCATTTTAGGAAAGTGCCACCTTACCAATATTTTATGGATGATGGTGTATGTGTGTACTTTTGGTAGGGTGTAAATGAGCTGAGCTGACCTATGATTGGGCAAAGTGAGCTTTGATTTCTTTTTGCAGGACAAAGTGTTTAGGCATGCCTATATAAAATATTGAGCTTTGAGTCGTGCTTGAGCTTGTCTTATTAATTAACTGAACATGCTTAGACAAGCCCATTATCAATCAAAGCCTGATCTGATCTTGCAGCTTAGTCTTTGAATCTGTGTTTGTTGATCCGCAATTGATATGTTCAACATACTTATCTATATCCCAATTGTATTAAAAAGTGATAATTTCACATTTTGGAATATTCTCCTAGGGGTCTTCTGTCAACTTATTAGACAAAAACACCCTTTTACATTAAATCTAAGTGTCTTGTAAAAATGATGAtgacaaacagaaagaaaaatTGCAAGTGGAACTTGAATGCATGTGCCCCATCTAACATATGAGCTCCCTTTCTTTCATAGGTTTTGGTTACATTGGAGTTAACgtcgaaagaaaagaaaaaaaaaaggaaaggaaaaatctTCGGCAAGAAAACACTGTCCAAGGCTTGAGCTCCAACACAGTctgccccccccccaccccccagcccaaccaaaaaaaaaaaaaaaagtattccaTTATTTTGATTGTAATcaaataattttcttttctttagaaAAATGTTAGTTTGTCTCAATTTGCTAAGAATTCCCCATTGGGAAAATCCTGACGCATTGTACAAGCCCAAGGAGAAACTTAAGCGATgtaacttttccttttttttgtggGCTGCCTTCTTGACTATTTCATGTTGaaaaacacttttttttttttttttgattgagatGATTGATCATAGTTTTAGTTGAGAATTAGTTCTCCTGTATAAGGTTGCGGCTTTGTTTCATGGAACtcatgatattgtaatatttgTGGCATGTTATCTTGTTGACCTGTAATACATGATTTTTGTTGGTGCTTGATCCATAAGACATTGCAAGGAATTATTCTTATGTCATTCAATGAAGAACTTTGTCAAACGTATTTTGAGTGCATTTTATGTTCTTCAGAATAAAGCCTTCAGGcttttaaaattaaattgcaaTGATACATGCATAGCAGGTATTCGTGACATTCCATAAAAAAGTATTATTCTTTACCCAGAAAAGTCTTATTTCATTTAAGCATATTCTTAATATCTGCTTTTAGGAGAATGTAGAATAACTAACCTCTGGATTGTTCGTATTTGGAGAAACTGCTTTCTTGCTACAAGATAGCAATTTTTCCTTGCTCAAGAGCAAACACATTGGAGGTGCAGATGGCTTAGGTAATCTTCAATTTAATCCAGGTCATTGCTGAGCCATCCCAAATCTAAACTATAATCCTATCTAGTAATTAATCTAAACCTAAACTTCAATCAAGTTAGCCTCTGGTATATTTAGATCCAATCTTGTTGAAACCAAAGAGACTTGATATTACGCTACAGTCAAGTCAAAAATTAAGGCCAAACCCAAATCATTGGTGTCTGAATTTCAGTAGGTCCTATGCTATGTATCTTTAACCTAAATGCTTCATCTGTTTGTATTTCTGTATGGATTGCCATCTTGTAAGCACTTTAAATCTGGATTCCATAAGTTTGGGGGTAAGATTGCTGATTGCTTCATAGCTTTGAAATTGCTTTAAGATCAAACACCTCCTATAAATCTCAActtcataaaattaaattataaaatctagAACAAGGATAAAATTgtgaatttgaaattaaaatctaattttaagtaACATCAGAAGTGGCTTTAAATAGGAATACTTGGTGGATTAGGATTTATAAAGCCAACCCAGATAGTTGGGAAAAGGCTAGATGGTTATGGTTCTGGTAAATTAAAATCTCCAGATGTAATGTTAATGTTTTTCTTTTGCTTACCTACTTTGGAGAATGGTTCTAATTTTGGGTCATTGAGCAATATTTGACTTAATGATTCTGGTCATTAATAATTGCATTAGTAGTCTTATGGATTAACTTCACAATTTTGACTATCGTGTCTTCCTAGAACCTTTTTTAACAGGATGCCAAGTTAGAGATGATAAATGTGGGTCTTCTGCACGCTGAATAGCTTGATTTAGTATCATGGTGTGACTGCATGGAGTAGTTTGTTTTACATCTTATTCCATATTCTTTGTCGTCTTCCATCCTTTTTAGTATAGTGCCATGTGATCCCCATTGTTTTCAGTATTTGCTTTACATAATctatttgatggataactttaaaaaaaaaaaaattattctggtTTTGCAGGATTTATTTACTTTTAAAGAAGGCTGTTTTCCATCTTACCTTTCTTACCTGTCAAAGTGGAGAGTGTGAAGTGCCAGACATCTTTTATGTCTGAACGGGACTCCTTTTACTTGGGATTAATTGGGTTGCTTGGAGAATACTGCCCTACATCCAGAAAAAAGCACATACACTCTTTGGATAGAGTTGGTTGCATGCATCTCGAGCCATTTCCAGATTCTGCACTAATTCAAGGTTGCGGCTGGGAGCAACCTTTTCCTCTTGCCTCTGATCAGTTCTGTAGCGAAGAAGCAAGTCACTCATCATCACTTACTTCTGCATCAAACCCTACCTCCAGCATTTACTACATCTGACATCACTTCTAGTCCCTACGATTGGTTTCTTGGGCAAAGATGGCTTTGCAGAATATTGGTGCCTCAAACAGTGATGATGCCTTCTACAGGTACAAGATGCCAAAGATGATAACCAAAATAGAAGGTCGTGGAAATGGAATCAAGACCAACATCGTGAACATGGTGGACATTGCAAAGGCTTTGGCAAGGCCTGCCTCCTACACCACAAAATATTTTGGGTGTGAGCTTGGTGCACAGTCAAAGTTTGATGTGAAAACTGGTACTTCAATTGTCAATGGGGCTCATGACACTGCCAAACTAGCAGGGCTGCTTGAGAACTTCATCAAAAAGTATGTGCAGTGCTATGGTTGCGGGAATCCTGAAACTGAAATAGTAATCACCAAGTCCCAGATGATCACCCTCAAATGTGCTGCATGTGGGTTTGTATCAGATGTGGACATGAGGGACAAGCTCACATCTTTTATTCTGAAGAACCCACCGGAGCAGAAAAAAGGATCCAAAGACAAGAAGTCAATGAGGCGGGCAGAGAAAGAGAGGCTGAAGGAAGGTGAAGCTGCTGATGAAGAACAGAAGAAATTGAAGaaagagatgaagaagaagggtgcTGTATCATCCAAAGAAGGGGCAAATCCAAAAGCTGCTGCTCGAAAGAAGCAGGCCTCAGGGTCTGATGAGGATCATTCTTCACCAGCTGGCAGCCAGTCTGGTGATAACGAGGTGGCTGAAGAAGGTGATGATGATGTCCAGTGGCAGACTGATACATCTCTTGAAGCAGCTCGCCAACGCATCCAGGAGCAGCTCAATGCCGTGACTGCTGAAATGGTCATGCTTTCCACTACTGAGACAGACGAGGAAGAGAAGAAAcctaaaaaggaaaagaaagaggaagCCACAAAAAACGGAGCTGTAGAAGCGTTGGAGAAATCTAACACCCATGACCGGTTGGTTAAAGAGATCAAAGGTAAACTGAGCAAGGGGTCAACACCAAGTGAGCTTGTGTCCTTTCTAGGTTCGGTGACTGGCTCCCCTCAGGAGGTAATGAATGCACTCTTTGAAACCCTCTTCAAGGGTGTGGGGAAAGGGTTTGCTAAGGAGGTGGCCAAGAAAAAGAACTACCTTGCTGCTGCTGTGCAGGATGAGGGATCCCAGTTGCTTCTGCTCCGGGCTATTGAGGCCTTCTGTGAGAAATGTAGTGCTGATGCGGTGAAAGAGGTGGCTTTAGCTGCAAAGTTTCTCTATGATGGGGATATGCTGGAGGAAGAATGCATTGTGCAGTGGTACAAGGAAGGTCTTGCTGGCGTCAAAAAGAGCTCTCCGGTTTTGAAGAACATGAAGCCTTTTGTCGAGTGGCTTCAGAGTGCTGAGTCAGAAACAGAAGACGAGTAACTACATGCCTCCAGCAGTTTAGGCTTTTCAATATTCTTGGGTTTCAGACTGTTATCTATCAGGATTTCTGGTACTTTCTACTTTGGGGAGTCTATATTTTCTAGTGCTGCTTGTCTCTATTGTCTGTGTTGGTGTTGGAGTCTATATGTTCTGGTATTGCTATCCTAGTCTGGTTGTTATAAGAGTCTTCTGCACAGACTTGTCTTTGTGCAATTAAATAATAAACATCTTTGACCTTGATTAACTGGCTTGACTAGTTTGGCTCAGGGACGGGTTGGTATGCTCTAAATTTGGTTTGCAGGTGGTGTGAAGTTCTAGTTGCTGATCATTTTTATTGCTCTTGGTTCCTGCAACTATAGTAATGCTGACTTGGATCTATGGAAGGCATGCCCTGAATGAATTTTGTTTGGTAGGTGCTGTGTCCGTTTTCCTTTCTTACCTCTGCAGATGCCTATATTTTACAACGCTCTGGGCTCGGGGCAACTATTGAGGATATGGTTATGGAAGTTCCTCTAATGGCTGTGAAACCACATGCTCTTTTAATGGATTTGAATGGCCATTAATGGTACTGGTTATTAAAATTATGTCAGTGATTTACTTCTCAAAGACCCAAAAAAGGGTCAAAGTGGCAACTTTGAAATGATTTTATGATGAATAGAGGTATCATGGTCCTTGTTGTTGGCTTAATCGTTGTTGGTTGATGTGGTCTTTTGTTTGTTCTAGGATGTAAGTCAATGAAATCTAGAGCTTTTTCTGGAGTGCAATTAGACATCAAATAAAAGTGAAAatagcttcttcttttttttcaatcTTTGTGGGAAATATCTTTCGGCCATGGGTGGATGCTAGAAAGTAAACACTTCAGCTTGTGGTACTAATCTTGAGAATTGGCATCTTTGGGAGGACAGGAGGCTCAACAAATTATCATGATAGATTTGGTAAAAATTGTTTTAGCCAGAATTCAAAACTGCCATATATGCGTGGATTTATGATACCAACTAGGGCTTATCGAATCATCCTGGATCATCCAGTTAGGAGCCTGAGGTATGCCCCATCATGGTGATGGTGGATCGGGAAGGTTCCGATGTTCAAAACATAACCTTAGTgaggatggagagagagagagagagagagagagagagagagagagagagaggaggcatgccATTTTCATCAATACTGCTTGCAAAGTAGAGATTTGCTCCGAATACGAGGCAATCAGTATCTCTCTTCCAACGCATCTTTAGAGGAGCAAACATGGCTTTttcacatattttttattttttttaattccttCTTTTTTCTCAATATACGGTTTCATTTTCTCTTCtgtttttttacttttatttttttatgatataagtAGACGATCATATCATTTTGATACGAGTacagtttaaaaaatttaaatataaaatattatatagtatCTGCAGACAGTCGTCATCTTGATATTAGATCCAGTCTCTAATGTATTCGGCAACAAAAGATGCAACTCACTCTGTGGCACTGTTCGTCTACGTGTTGAAAAGATATTATGGTGGAGTGACGAAGCGACCTCCAGATATTATGGAGCAGTGGATGGGTTTTCAAATGCCTCATCTTGTCTCAGATCCAATCAATGACTGTGGTAGAGTCATCTTTAATGACGATCATCTTTGCCCATAGCTCCTCCTTTGCATAAATGATGTCCATCCAAATGGCATAGAGCTCCGCTCCGAAGACAGATAGCTTGTAAAGATGAGAGCCCTCTGCAGCGAACAGCCTAGCATCCGAGCCTCATATAACATAGCTTGCACCATCTCTACCCTCTCTAACACTACcgtcaaatttgatcttgataaatCCCGAGAAAGGGGACTTCTAAGAAATGAAAAGAGCCTTCCGGATCGCTATAG
Above is a genomic segment from Elaeis guineensis isolate ETL-2024a chromosome 1, EG11, whole genome shotgun sequence containing:
- the LOC105032882 gene encoding eukaryotic translation initiation factor 5 encodes the protein MALQNIGASNSDDAFYRYKMPKMITKIEGRGNGIKTNIVNMVDIAKALARPASYTTKYFGCELGAQSKFDVKTGTSIVNGAHDTAKLAGLLENFIKKYVQCYGCGNPETEIVITKSQMITLKCAACGFVSDVDMRDKLTSFILKNPPEQKKGSKDKKSMRRAEKERLKEGEAADEEQKKLKKEMKKKGAVSSKEGANPKAAARKKQASGSDEDHSSPAGSQSGDNEVAEEGDDDVQWQTDTSLEAARQRIQEQLNAVTAEMVMLSTTETDEEEKKPKKEKKEEATKNGAVEALEKSNTHDRLVKEIKGKLSKGSTPSELVSFLGSVTGSPQEVMNALFETLFKGVGKGFAKEVAKKKNYLAAAVQDEGSQLLLLRAIEAFCEKCSADAVKEVALAAKFLYDGDMLEEECIVQWYKEGLAGVKKSSPVLKNMKPFVEWLQSAESETEDE